Proteins encoded by one window of Azospirillum brasilense:
- a CDS encoding ABC transporter permease, translating into MTHFSFARFVAVMVKEFIQMRRDRLTFAMMVGVPVLQLVLFGFAINSDPKSLPTAVHAADSSPFARTLVSAMANSGYFDVTRAAASPAELDRLLAEGRVQFAVTIPAGFARDLQRGGRPVLLVEADATDPAATSNALAALSTLARQALDPDLTGPLAHLRSTPDPVELRVHRRYNPEGITQYNVVPGLMGVVLTMTMVMMTALAVTRERERGTMENLLAMPVRPFEVMLGKIVPFILVGYIQVVIIILAARLLFGVPIVGSLALLSAVLVLFIAANLAVGFTFSTVARNQLQAMQMSFFFFLPSMLLSGFMFPFRGMPGWAQAVGEVLPLTHFLRIVRGILLKGNGPAEIAGEVAALLIFLAVVTVVALKRYRQTLD; encoded by the coding sequence ATGACGCACTTTTCCTTCGCGCGCTTCGTCGCGGTGATGGTGAAGGAGTTCATCCAGATGCGGCGTGACCGGCTGACCTTCGCCATGATGGTGGGGGTGCCGGTGCTCCAGCTCGTGCTGTTCGGCTTCGCCATCAACTCCGACCCCAAGAGCCTGCCGACCGCCGTCCACGCCGCCGACTCGAGCCCCTTCGCGCGGACGCTGGTGTCGGCCATGGCGAATTCCGGCTATTTCGACGTGACCCGCGCCGCCGCCAGCCCGGCGGAGCTGGACCGCCTGCTGGCGGAGGGGCGGGTGCAGTTCGCCGTCACCATTCCCGCCGGATTCGCCCGCGACCTGCAGCGGGGCGGGCGGCCGGTCCTGCTGGTCGAGGCCGACGCGACCGACCCGGCGGCGACCAGCAACGCGCTGGCCGCCCTCTCCACCCTCGCGCGGCAGGCGCTGGACCCCGACCTGACCGGGCCGCTCGCCCATCTGCGCTCCACCCCCGACCCGGTCGAGCTGCGGGTCCACCGCCGCTACAATCCGGAGGGCATCACCCAATACAATGTGGTGCCCGGCCTGATGGGCGTCGTCCTGACCATGACGATGGTGATGATGACCGCGCTGGCCGTCACCCGCGAGCGGGAGCGCGGGACGATGGAAAACCTGCTGGCGATGCCGGTCCGCCCGTTCGAGGTGATGCTGGGCAAGATCGTGCCCTTCATCCTGGTCGGCTACATCCAGGTCGTCATCATCATCCTGGCGGCCCGGCTGCTGTTCGGCGTGCCCATCGTCGGCAGTTTGGCCCTGCTGTCGGCGGTGCTGGTGCTGTTCATCGCCGCCAATCTGGCGGTGGGCTTCACCTTCTCCACCGTGGCGAGGAACCAGCTTCAGGCGATGCAGATGTCCTTCTTCTTCTTTCTGCCGTCGATGCTGCTGTCCGGCTTCATGTTTCCCTTCCGCGGCATGCCCGGCTGGGCGCAGGCGGTGGGGGAGGTCCTGCCGCTGACCCATTTCCTGCGCATCGTCCGCGGCATCCTGCTGAAAGGCAACGGCCCGGCGGAAATCGCCGGGGAGGTGGCGGCGTTGCTGATTTTCCTGGCGGTTGTCACGGTCGTCGCGCTGAAACGCTACCGGCAGACCTTGGACTGA